CAGCAAGCGGAGGAAATAACCATGCCGACCTATCTATCGCCCGGGATTTACACCCGGGAAACGGACTTCAGTTTCTATGTGAAGCAGATCTCGACCTCGTCGGCCGCCATGGTCGGGGTGGCCGAGAAAGGCCCGATCAACAAGCCCGTGCTGGTGACGAGCTGGGAACAGTTCATCAACCGTTTCGGCTCTTATATCAACGAGAGCTATCTGGCCTACGCCGCCCGGGCATTTTTCGACAACGGCGGCTCGGTCCTCTATGTCACCCGCATCGCCCATCTGACCGACCCCACCGACCGGGACACCCTGACGGCGCTCAAGGCATCCGTCGTCCTGCAGAACCGGGAGGCCACGCCTGCCGATACCCTGCGGATCGAGGCCGTGAACGAAGGCGTCTGGGGCGACCGGCTCTCCGTCTCCATCGAGGACGGCTCCCTTGACCCGGCCAACCATTTCAACCTGGTGGTCCGGCACAAAGGCGATGTGGTCGAGGTGTTCAAGGATCTGAGCATGGACGAGGCGCTGCCGAACCATGTGGAGCTGGCGATCAACGACCGCTCGGATTTCATCCTCGTCCAGGATCTGGCCGCAGCAACGGGAACGCCCGGCGACCGTCCGGCCTTGGGCGTGTTCACGCTCAGCGGCGGCGACAACGGGCTGACCGATCTGGCCGATGCGGATTTCATCGGCGATCCCTCGCAGCATACCGGCCTCTATGGCTTTGACGAGATCGACGCCCTGAACCTGCTGATGGTCCCCGGCGTCACCACGGTGCCGGTGATCAACGCCGGAATCGCCTATGCCGAGGGGCGCAAGGATCTGCTGTTCATCGCCGACACGCCCATGCACCTGGAGCCGCTCGAAGCGGTCGACTTCCGCAAGGGACAAGGGATGTACAGCCACGCGGCATTCAACTCCTCCTACGCGGCGCTCTACTACCCCTGGCTGGAGATCAGCGACCCGGTCAACTCGCGCAAGAAGCTGGTGCCGCCCTGCGGCGCGGTGGCGGGCTGCATCGCCCGCAGCGACCAGAAGACCAACGTCTGGAACGCGCCCGCCGGTATCGACCGGGGCCGCATCTTCAACACGCTCTCCCTGGCCTACAAGACCAGCCGTGGCGAGCGCGATGTGCTCTATCCGGAAGGGATCAACGTCATCGCCGTTTTCCCCGACACCGGCATCAACATCTGGGGCCAGAAGACACTGCAGAGCCAGCCCTCGG
The Pelobacter seleniigenes DSM 18267 DNA segment above includes these coding regions:
- a CDS encoding phage tail sheath C-terminal domain-containing protein, translating into MPTYLSPGIYTRETDFSFYVKQISTSSAAMVGVAEKGPINKPVLVTSWEQFINRFGSYINESYLAYAARAFFDNGGSVLYVTRIAHLTDPTDRDTLTALKASVVLQNREATPADTLRIEAVNEGVWGDRLSVSIEDGSLDPANHFNLVVRHKGDVVEVFKDLSMDEALPNHVELAINDRSDFILVQDLAAATGTPGDRPALGVFTLSGGDNGLTDLADADFIGDPSQHTGLYGFDEIDALNLLMVPGVTTVPVINAGIAYAEGRKDLLFIADTPMHLEPLEAVDFRKGQGMYSHAAFNSSYAALYYPWLEISDPVNSRKKLVPPCGAVAGCIARSDQKTNVWNAPAGIDRGRIFNTLSLAYKTSRGERDVLYPEGINVIAVFPDTGINIWGQKTLQSQPSAVDRINVRRLMMFMEEAISESSRFVVFEPNHPQTWRALGRLINPFLQDIKDKGGLYDFAFQCDEETNTPAVIDRNEMVARVFVKPTKTAEFIELNFILTSTGADFKEII